One region of Bombus affinis isolate iyBomAffi1 chromosome 5, iyBomAffi1.2, whole genome shotgun sequence genomic DNA includes:
- the LOC126916752 gene encoding histone deacetylase complex subunit SAP30 homolog: MNGFSTGEEDSRGAADQICCLVDEGERCTRPAGNASYSKRIQKTVTQRRLKLNLDPVARHIYICDYHKQVIQCARSKQQQQRRRKDSEEDSGETDNDLPEVDLFQLQVGTLRRYKRHYKVSTRPGLNKAQLADTLMKHFKTIPVIEKEALSFFIYTVKTNANKLDQKNGLSNDTT; the protein is encoded by the exons atgaatggATTCAGTACCGGTGAAGAAGATTCCAGAGGAGCTGCTGATCAGATTTGTTGCCTTGTAGATGAGGGTGAACGATGCACTCGGCCAGCTGGCAACGCTTCTTATAGCAAACGTATTCAAAAAACTGTAACTCAACGACGATTAAAACTTAATCTTGATCCAGTG GCAcgtcatatatatatttgtgaTTATCATAAGCAAGTAATACAATGTGCAAGATCTAAGCAACAACAGCAACGTAGACGCAAGGATTCAGAAGAAGATTCGGGTGAAACAGATAATGATCTTCCTGAAGTTGATCTTTTCCAATTACAAGTCGGTACACTGAGGCGATATAAAAGGCATTATAAAGTTTCTACACGTCCAGGTTTAAATAAAGCTCAATTAGCTGAt ACTCTTATGAAGCATTTTAAGACCATCCCTGTAATTGAAAAAGAAGCATTAAGCTTTTTCATTTACACAGTAAAAACCAATGCCAACAAATTGGATCAAAAGAATGGTTTAAGTAATGATACAACATAG
- the LOC126916746 gene encoding exosome complex component RRP45 codes for MKEVLLTNCEKNFINKSVEQGTRLDGRCLFEARPAKIYFASNWGSCMVLLGQTRVIAQVTCDIQQPKTSRPNEGMLHINVELNPMAAQHFDGGRQSEISILISRQLEKCYQDSKCIDLESLCIIADKQVWNLRVDVNVINHDGNLIDCASIATLAALSHFHRPDVTSNGEDIIVHPFSEKDPLPLTLYHYPVCVSFITFESGSTVMDPTYLEERVGVAQLTLGINSYRELCSLHFNYLTKTMTVEDVISAVSNYAANYAVQLVQQIKEAVNYDVETRYKKDNRNVNRFKECIMTKKLTTMNSECISIKLRKWGEIEKIESNVDIEKEKEDENCTIIKPGEGSAELISNTSMSFGEGGPNTWNSSESSEEEINDVEITAEIKKEENKIEDIELSGDSEEETIEMLEIKDLM; via the exons atGAAGGAAGTTTTGCTAACGAATTGTGAAAAGAACTTTATAAATAAATCAGTGGAACAAGGCAca CGATTGGATGGCAGATGTTTATTTGAAGCACGACCTGCTAAAATTTATTTTGCATCCAATTGGGGTAGTTGTATGGTTTTGCTTGGTCAAACTAG agTTATAGCACAAGTAACATGTGATATTCAGCAACCTAAGACTTCTCGTCCTAATGAAGGGATGCTACATATAAATGTTGAACTTAATCCAATGGCTGCACAGCATTTTGATGGTGGTAGACAATCTGAGATTTCAATATTGATTAGCAGACAACTTGAAAAATGTTATCAAGATTCCAAATGTATAGATTTAGAATCTTTATGTATCATAGCTGATAAACAA gTGTGGAATTTAAGGGTTGATGTTAACGTTATTAATCACGATGGAAATTTAATCGATTGTGCTTCCATTGCAACATTAGCTGCTCTCTCACATTTTCATAGGCCTGATGTAACTTCAAATGGTGAAGATATTATAGTTCATCCATTTTCTGAAAAAGACCCTTTACCTTTAACATTATATCATTATCCAGTGTGTGTCTCTTTTATAACATTTGAAAG TGGAAGTACAGTTATGGATCCAACATATTTAGAAGAAAGAGTTGGTGTAGCTCAACTTACTCTTGGTATTAATTCATATAGAGAACTTTGTAGTTTGCATTTTAATTATTTGACAAAAACTATGACTGTTGAAGACGTGATATCAGCAGTTTCTAATTATGCAGCAAATTATGCTGTTCAATTAGTGCAACAAATAAAAGAAGCAGTAAATTATGATGTAGAAACAAG GTACAAGAAAGATAATCGTAATGTAAATCGTTTTAAAGAGTGCATAATGACAAAGAAGTTGACAACTATGAATAGTGAATGTATCAGTATTAAACTGCGTAAATGGGGTGAGATAGAAAAAATAGAATCTAATG TTGAcatagagaaagagaaagaagatgaAAATTGTACGATTATAAAGCCTGGAGAAGGTTCTGCTGAGTTAATATCAAATACA agTATGTCATTTGGCGAAGGTGGACCTAATACATGGAATTCATCAGAATCCTCAGAAGAAGAAATAAACGATGTTGAAATTACTGCGGagataaagaaagaagaaaataaaatagaagatATAG AATTAAGTGGAGACAGTGAAGAAGAAACTATCGAAATGTTAGAAATAAAGGATTTAATGTAA
- the LOC126916751 gene encoding uncharacterized protein LOC126916751 isoform X2 produces MTTICYTLTINYICECGEPVMKPGNVSSVSNNQAKWSNTQSKNFIINAVPVKNEIVHLEDGAHCNKKMYYYDRHYTGHEETERPTRRGTKRYRDKDAPKRALSAFFYFCQELRGKMRELHPEMGVGDIAKELGKLWMSTDLQTKSKYMAIAEEDRARYEREIIAYNKRVKNYDPEEVGPV; encoded by the exons ATGACAACAATCTGTTATACACTTACTATAAACTATATTTGTG AATGTGGTGAACCTGTGATGAAACCTGGAAATGTGTCCAGTGTTTCAAACAATCAAGCAAAGTGGTCAAATACTCAAAGTAAGAATTTTATAATCAATGCAGTCCCAGTGAAAAACGAG ATTGTTCACCTTGAAGATGGAGCACATTgcaataaaaaaatgtattattacgatagaCATTACACAGGCCATGAAGAAACAGAGAGACCAACACGTAGAGGAACAAAACGATATAGAGACAAAGATGCACCTAAAAGGGCACT GTCtgcctttttctatttttgtcaAGAATTACGTGGAAAAATGAGAGAATTACATCCAGAAATGGGAGTTGGTGATATTGCAAAAGAGTTGGGTAAATTATGGATGAGTACAGATCTTCAAACTAAATCAAAATATATGGCAATAGCAGAAGAGGATAGAGCCAGATACGAAAGA GAAATTATTGCATACAATAAAAGAGTAAAAAACTATGATCCAGAAGAAGTTGGACCTGTATAA
- the LOC126916751 gene encoding putative high mobility group protein B1-like 1 isoform X1 — MESNDRKNVYLAKTGDNSLNSGMRDTMIVGQTNMTPECGEPVMKPGNVSSVSNNQAKWSNTQSKNFIINAVPVKNEIVHLEDGAHCNKKMYYYDRHYTGHEETERPTRRGTKRYRDKDAPKRALSAFFYFCQELRGKMRELHPEMGVGDIAKELGKLWMSTDLQTKSKYMAIAEEDRARYEREIIAYNKRVKNYDPEEVGPV, encoded by the exons ATGGAATCAAATGACAGAAAAAATGTTTATCTTGCAAAAACGGGTGATAATTCTTTGAATTCTGGAATGAGAGACACAATGATTGTTGGTCAGACAAATATGACACCAG AATGTGGTGAACCTGTGATGAAACCTGGAAATGTGTCCAGTGTTTCAAACAATCAAGCAAAGTGGTCAAATACTCAAAGTAAGAATTTTATAATCAATGCAGTCCCAGTGAAAAACGAG ATTGTTCACCTTGAAGATGGAGCACATTgcaataaaaaaatgtattattacgatagaCATTACACAGGCCATGAAGAAACAGAGAGACCAACACGTAGAGGAACAAAACGATATAGAGACAAAGATGCACCTAAAAGGGCACT GTCtgcctttttctatttttgtcaAGAATTACGTGGAAAAATGAGAGAATTACATCCAGAAATGGGAGTTGGTGATATTGCAAAAGAGTTGGGTAAATTATGGATGAGTACAGATCTTCAAACTAAATCAAAATATATGGCAATAGCAGAAGAGGATAGAGCCAGATACGAAAGA GAAATTATTGCATACAATAAAAGAGTAAAAAACTATGATCCAGAAGAAGTTGGACCTGTATAA
- the LOC126916745 gene encoding alkylated DNA repair protein alkB homolog 8 isoform X1, translating into MYGVIIDLFKAFCTFISTYLKMMEEKLNKKSHRKQRRAYHRLLKDMDIKCCDNPTQYIMICNAGLVTGLQRKTLQDVIDPFVDLYDLIMPLNKSYCFIKFYSVEVATYVHNKINGNIKINGQNTPLYATFTESVPDLNYCGWSSNLPPGLKLIENFITEKEEEMLLSTINWSNEESSELKHRKVKHFGYEFQYNSNKVDPDKPIIPIPENYQFLKTLFKKYHDVPYEYDQLTINHYLPGQGIPPHIDTHSAFEDSILSLSLGSACVMDFKRENEKAAVLLPARSLLIMSGEARYAWSHGICPRHNDIVRSSNGVTTQPRGTRVSFTFRKIHRGDCCCNFPEYCDTKQNNATTLIDSKIALGIENSYVHDVYDKISNHFDETRHKQWPNVTKFLQTLNTGDILLDVGCGNGKYLYQAKNIFKVGCDRSYNLMKICRNKGFEVSLSDCLYLPYKDNSLDAVICIAVIHHLSTHERRKQAISELTRILRPNGKCLIYVWAKEQEKDSIQTAYLRYNLSKKEDNISHTQKLTEYGITLPVHENRTKFVCKDMLVPWKRKGGGNFLRYYHVFEENELSQLCSEVPNLIIKKVYYDQGNWCVILHKKDQIN; encoded by the exons ATGTATGGAGTTATTATTGATTTGTTTAAAGCTTTCTGCACATTTATAagtacgtat TTAAAAATGATGGAAGAGAAACTGAACAAGAAAAGTCACCGTAAGCAAAGACGAGCATATCATAGACTTCTTAAGGATATGGATATTAAATGCTGTGATAATCCTACACAG TACATAATGATTTGTAATGCGGGATTAGTGACTGGTTTACAAAGAAAAACATTACAAGATGTGATAGATCCGTTTGTTGACTTATATGATTTAATAATGCCACTAAACAAGTCATattgttttattaaattttattcagtAGAAGTTGCTACATATGTACACAATAAAATTAATGGTAACATTAAAATTAATGGACAAAATACACCACTGTATGCAACATTTACAGAATCAG TCCCTGATTTAAATTATTGTGGGTGGTCTTCAAATCTTCCTCCTGGActtaaattaatagaaaattttatcactgaaaaagaagaagaaatgttATTAAGCACAATTAATTGGTCTAATGAAG AATCGTCAGAATTAAAACATAGAAAAGTTAAACACTTTGGATACGAATTTCAATATAATTCAAATAAAGTAGATCCAGATAAACCTATTATACCTATACCTGAAAACtatcaatttttaaaaacgCTGTTCAAAAAATATCATGATGTTCCATATGAATATGATCAATTAACAATTAATCATTATTTACCTGGTCAAG GTATTCCTCCACATATTGATACACATAGTGCGTTTGAAGATAGTATATTGTCATTGTCATTGGGCTCAGCTTGCGTAATGGATTTCaaacgagaaaatgaaaaagctGCTGTCCTTTTGCCTGCTCGCTCATTGTTAATCATGTCAGGAGAAGCTCGTTATGCCTGGTCGCATGGAATTTGTCCTAGACATAATGACATAGTAAGATCTTCAAATGGAGTTACAACTCAACCACGAGGAACAAGAGTATCGTTTACATTCCGGAAAATACACAGGGGTGATTGTTGCTGTAATTTTCCAGAATATTGCGATACTAAACAGAATAACGCTACTACTCTGATCGATAGTAAAATAGCTCTAGGAATAGAAAATTCTTACGTACATGAT GTTtatgataaaatttcaaatcatTTTGATGAAACAAGGCATAAACAATGGCCCAATGTAACCAAATTCCTTCAAACTTTAAATACAGGTGATATCTTATTAGATGTAGGATGCGGGAATGGCAAATATCTTTATCAagctaaaaatatatttaag GTTGGGTGTGATAGAAGTtacaatttaatgaaaatttgtcGCAATAAAGGTTTCGAAGTATCCCTATCTGACTGTTTATATTTACCTTATAAAGACAATAGTCTGGATGCAGTAATATGTATAGCTGTAATTCATCATCTTTCGACTCATGAGCGAAGAAAACAAGCCATTTCTGAATTAACAAGAATTCTTAGGCCAAATGGAAAATGTTTAATTTATGTATGGGCAAAAGAACAAGAAAAGGATTCTATTCAAACAGCTTACTTGCGATATAATTTAAGTAAAAAGGAAGACAATATTTCACATACACAAAAATTAACAGAATATGGTATAACATTACCCGTGCATGAAAATCGTACAAAATTTGTCTGTAAGGATATGCTTGTTCCATGGAAAAGAAAAGGAGGCGGCAACTTCCTTAGATATTATCATGTATTTGAGGAAAATGAACTATCACAATTATGTTCAGAAGTGCCGAATCTTATAATAAAAAAGGTGTATTATGATCAAGGAAATTGGTGTGTAATTTTACACAAAAAAGATCaaataaattaa
- the LOC126916745 gene encoding alkylated DNA repair protein alkB homolog 8 isoform X3 has translation MMEEKLNKKSHRKQRRAYHRLLKDMDIKCCDNPTQYIMICNAGLVTGLQRKTLQDVIDPFVDLYDLIMPLNKSYCFIKFYSVEVATYVHNKINGNIKINGQNTPLYATFTESVPDLNYCGWSSNLPPGLKLIENFITEKEEEMLLSTINWSNEESSELKHRKVKHFGYEFQYNSNKVDPDKPIIPIPENYQFLKTLFKKYHDVPYEYDQLTINHYLPGQGIPPHIDTHSAFEDSILSLSLGSACVMDFKRENEKAAVLLPARSLLIMSGEARYAWSHGICPRHNDIVRSSNGVTTQPRGTRVSFTFRKIHRGDCCCNFPEYCDTKQNNATTLIDSKIALGIENSYVHDVYDKISNHFDETRHKQWPNVTKFLQTLNTGDILLDVGCGNGKYLYQAKNIFKVGCDRSYNLMKICRNKGFEVSLSDCLYLPYKDNSLDAVICIAVIHHLSTHERRKQAISELTRILRPNGKCLIYVWAKEQEKDSIQTAYLRYNLSKKEDNISHTQKLTEYGITLPVHENRTKFVCKDMLVPWKRKGGGNFLRYYHVFEENELSQLCSEVPNLIIKKVYYDQGNWCVILHKKDQIN, from the exons ATGATGGAAGAGAAACTGAACAAGAAAAGTCACCGTAAGCAAAGACGAGCATATCATAGACTTCTTAAGGATATGGATATTAAATGCTGTGATAATCCTACACAG TACATAATGATTTGTAATGCGGGATTAGTGACTGGTTTACAAAGAAAAACATTACAAGATGTGATAGATCCGTTTGTTGACTTATATGATTTAATAATGCCACTAAACAAGTCATattgttttattaaattttattcagtAGAAGTTGCTACATATGTACACAATAAAATTAATGGTAACATTAAAATTAATGGACAAAATACACCACTGTATGCAACATTTACAGAATCAG TCCCTGATTTAAATTATTGTGGGTGGTCTTCAAATCTTCCTCCTGGActtaaattaatagaaaattttatcactgaaaaagaagaagaaatgttATTAAGCACAATTAATTGGTCTAATGAAG AATCGTCAGAATTAAAACATAGAAAAGTTAAACACTTTGGATACGAATTTCAATATAATTCAAATAAAGTAGATCCAGATAAACCTATTATACCTATACCTGAAAACtatcaatttttaaaaacgCTGTTCAAAAAATATCATGATGTTCCATATGAATATGATCAATTAACAATTAATCATTATTTACCTGGTCAAG GTATTCCTCCACATATTGATACACATAGTGCGTTTGAAGATAGTATATTGTCATTGTCATTGGGCTCAGCTTGCGTAATGGATTTCaaacgagaaaatgaaaaagctGCTGTCCTTTTGCCTGCTCGCTCATTGTTAATCATGTCAGGAGAAGCTCGTTATGCCTGGTCGCATGGAATTTGTCCTAGACATAATGACATAGTAAGATCTTCAAATGGAGTTACAACTCAACCACGAGGAACAAGAGTATCGTTTACATTCCGGAAAATACACAGGGGTGATTGTTGCTGTAATTTTCCAGAATATTGCGATACTAAACAGAATAACGCTACTACTCTGATCGATAGTAAAATAGCTCTAGGAATAGAAAATTCTTACGTACATGAT GTTtatgataaaatttcaaatcatTTTGATGAAACAAGGCATAAACAATGGCCCAATGTAACCAAATTCCTTCAAACTTTAAATACAGGTGATATCTTATTAGATGTAGGATGCGGGAATGGCAAATATCTTTATCAagctaaaaatatatttaag GTTGGGTGTGATAGAAGTtacaatttaatgaaaatttgtcGCAATAAAGGTTTCGAAGTATCCCTATCTGACTGTTTATATTTACCTTATAAAGACAATAGTCTGGATGCAGTAATATGTATAGCTGTAATTCATCATCTTTCGACTCATGAGCGAAGAAAACAAGCCATTTCTGAATTAACAAGAATTCTTAGGCCAAATGGAAAATGTTTAATTTATGTATGGGCAAAAGAACAAGAAAAGGATTCTATTCAAACAGCTTACTTGCGATATAATTTAAGTAAAAAGGAAGACAATATTTCACATACACAAAAATTAACAGAATATGGTATAACATTACCCGTGCATGAAAATCGTACAAAATTTGTCTGTAAGGATATGCTTGTTCCATGGAAAAGAAAAGGAGGCGGCAACTTCCTTAGATATTATCATGTATTTGAGGAAAATGAACTATCACAATTATGTTCAGAAGTGCCGAATCTTATAATAAAAAAGGTGTATTATGATCAAGGAAATTGGTGTGTAATTTTACACAAAAAAGATCaaataaattaa
- the LOC126916745 gene encoding alkylated DNA repair protein alkB homolog 8 isoform X2, whose translation MLHEVTYLLKMMEEKLNKKSHRKQRRAYHRLLKDMDIKCCDNPTQYIMICNAGLVTGLQRKTLQDVIDPFVDLYDLIMPLNKSYCFIKFYSVEVATYVHNKINGNIKINGQNTPLYATFTESVPDLNYCGWSSNLPPGLKLIENFITEKEEEMLLSTINWSNEESSELKHRKVKHFGYEFQYNSNKVDPDKPIIPIPENYQFLKTLFKKYHDVPYEYDQLTINHYLPGQGIPPHIDTHSAFEDSILSLSLGSACVMDFKRENEKAAVLLPARSLLIMSGEARYAWSHGICPRHNDIVRSSNGVTTQPRGTRVSFTFRKIHRGDCCCNFPEYCDTKQNNATTLIDSKIALGIENSYVHDVYDKISNHFDETRHKQWPNVTKFLQTLNTGDILLDVGCGNGKYLYQAKNIFKVGCDRSYNLMKICRNKGFEVSLSDCLYLPYKDNSLDAVICIAVIHHLSTHERRKQAISELTRILRPNGKCLIYVWAKEQEKDSIQTAYLRYNLSKKEDNISHTQKLTEYGITLPVHENRTKFVCKDMLVPWKRKGGGNFLRYYHVFEENELSQLCSEVPNLIIKKVYYDQGNWCVILHKKDQIN comes from the exons ATGTTACATGAAGTTACATATTTA TTAAAAATGATGGAAGAGAAACTGAACAAGAAAAGTCACCGTAAGCAAAGACGAGCATATCATAGACTTCTTAAGGATATGGATATTAAATGCTGTGATAATCCTACACAG TACATAATGATTTGTAATGCGGGATTAGTGACTGGTTTACAAAGAAAAACATTACAAGATGTGATAGATCCGTTTGTTGACTTATATGATTTAATAATGCCACTAAACAAGTCATattgttttattaaattttattcagtAGAAGTTGCTACATATGTACACAATAAAATTAATGGTAACATTAAAATTAATGGACAAAATACACCACTGTATGCAACATTTACAGAATCAG TCCCTGATTTAAATTATTGTGGGTGGTCTTCAAATCTTCCTCCTGGActtaaattaatagaaaattttatcactgaaaaagaagaagaaatgttATTAAGCACAATTAATTGGTCTAATGAAG AATCGTCAGAATTAAAACATAGAAAAGTTAAACACTTTGGATACGAATTTCAATATAATTCAAATAAAGTAGATCCAGATAAACCTATTATACCTATACCTGAAAACtatcaatttttaaaaacgCTGTTCAAAAAATATCATGATGTTCCATATGAATATGATCAATTAACAATTAATCATTATTTACCTGGTCAAG GTATTCCTCCACATATTGATACACATAGTGCGTTTGAAGATAGTATATTGTCATTGTCATTGGGCTCAGCTTGCGTAATGGATTTCaaacgagaaaatgaaaaagctGCTGTCCTTTTGCCTGCTCGCTCATTGTTAATCATGTCAGGAGAAGCTCGTTATGCCTGGTCGCATGGAATTTGTCCTAGACATAATGACATAGTAAGATCTTCAAATGGAGTTACAACTCAACCACGAGGAACAAGAGTATCGTTTACATTCCGGAAAATACACAGGGGTGATTGTTGCTGTAATTTTCCAGAATATTGCGATACTAAACAGAATAACGCTACTACTCTGATCGATAGTAAAATAGCTCTAGGAATAGAAAATTCTTACGTACATGAT GTTtatgataaaatttcaaatcatTTTGATGAAACAAGGCATAAACAATGGCCCAATGTAACCAAATTCCTTCAAACTTTAAATACAGGTGATATCTTATTAGATGTAGGATGCGGGAATGGCAAATATCTTTATCAagctaaaaatatatttaag GTTGGGTGTGATAGAAGTtacaatttaatgaaaatttgtcGCAATAAAGGTTTCGAAGTATCCCTATCTGACTGTTTATATTTACCTTATAAAGACAATAGTCTGGATGCAGTAATATGTATAGCTGTAATTCATCATCTTTCGACTCATGAGCGAAGAAAACAAGCCATTTCTGAATTAACAAGAATTCTTAGGCCAAATGGAAAATGTTTAATTTATGTATGGGCAAAAGAACAAGAAAAGGATTCTATTCAAACAGCTTACTTGCGATATAATTTAAGTAAAAAGGAAGACAATATTTCACATACACAAAAATTAACAGAATATGGTATAACATTACCCGTGCATGAAAATCGTACAAAATTTGTCTGTAAGGATATGCTTGTTCCATGGAAAAGAAAAGGAGGCGGCAACTTCCTTAGATATTATCATGTATTTGAGGAAAATGAACTATCACAATTATGTTCAGAAGTGCCGAATCTTATAATAAAAAAGGTGTATTATGATCAAGGAAATTGGTGTGTAATTTTACACAAAAAAGATCaaataaattaa